In the Oscillospiraceae bacterium genome, GGGCAGCGTGTCCATACTCATGAATACGATGTTCATGGGGTTGTCCTCCTAGTTTTTATCTACTCTGCCGCCCCAACCAAATTCATGCCGAACCTGTGCGGAATAATAGCTATCCACGGTCACAGGTGCGTTATAGAGTGTTGCCAGCAGGTATTGCTTGATGTTCCGAATCTGAGTGCTGTTTTCTTTTAAGCACTCCAATATGTACTGGATATGCGAGGAATCCAGCTTCATCAGGCGGCTTTTCACCACCTCTTTCGGCTTTTCTTCCCCGCAAATGCGCAGGAACTTCTTTCTGCTGGTGACGGTTTCCACCAGCAGTTCCAGAATCTCATACAGGACCGCTTTATCTGCCGGATAGCCCTGTTCCAGAATTTCCAGTTCCAGAACATTCTTGAAATAGCGGCGGTACTGTTCTTCTTCCTGCAGTTCAGCCGGATAGATAAGATCAGTCTCACTATTATCTGTCTTATTTATCTTCTCAGTATTACTTCCGTTTGATTTTGGAACTCCCGGAAGTTCGGTTTTCAAACCGTCGGAAGTATGATTTTCATACTTCCAGTAGTTCGATTGTGAAAGCCCCGCATAAAGGTCTTTCACATACAGCAGATTGGGTTTGCCAAGTCCTTGTCTGCGCCGCTCGATAAGCTGAAACTCCTGTTCCAGTTCATCCAGCAGTTTGACTGCCTTTTGTCTGGCACAATGAATAGAGTCCATGACTTCCTCTATCGTGCAGATAATGTAGGCGTTGCCGTGCTTGTCCTGCCAGCCGTTCTTAATGGAAAGGCTCATACGGTCAAGCAACACAGCATACAGCAGTTTGGCATCCCCAGACATCTTCTGGAACAGATCAGCCTTGACCAGTGCTTTCGGCACACGGTAAAAGCTGTATCGGTCTGCTTCCAGACCTTTGAAATACGGGTACTCCATGTAAATTCATCACCCCCTTATCGGATTGGATTTGCACTATTGGAAATAACAGTACATTCCTACGGTGGAACACGTTTCCTTGCTCCACCGCAGTGTATCTGCTGTTATTTGAGCTTTGCCATTCCGCCCCAGCCCGTTCCTGCCCCATATTTCAGCGGCGTTTTCTCTGGTAAGACGCGCAGGATGCACATTCAGTGCCAGAAGTATCTCTCTGGGATGGCTTATTCAGTTGTCAAAGAACTTTTGTGAGGGCTTGTTGTATAACCCTTACACCTATAGCATTCTGAAAGGGGTGTTTGGCAACCACTTTTTCAAATTTTCTCAAAAAAAATTTGCCGCAGGGATTTTTAAGTCCCTACGGCAGTTTTTCTATATTATGTATAAGTGCAACGGATGCGGTGAAGCCCCTTTTTGATTCCCTTTGTCACATATTGATGTGATACTCCCATCTCAGCAGCAATTTCCCGGTGCGTCATTCCCTCAATATAGTGGCGACAAATCATTTCCCACTGGTGCTTTTTCAGCAGTTCGCTTGCCTTTCTCAAAAATTCTTTATTCAACACAAAATCCATAACATTTATACGCGGATCTTCCATTTCATTGTTATACTCCGGATTCACATCCGCCGCATACGAAAAAGTTTCACTTTCCCGTGCTTCAAGATTACGCACAAGTCGATCCTCTCCCTCCAGCACAAGACGAATATGCCATTCCATATCCTCAAAATGGTTATGTGGAATTGTCTGATGCTCATTTCCCTGCGATTCATAGTAGTAGTGTGTACAGTTATGAAGTGCAAACACCGTATATCTTTCGTGTGCATGGTAGGAAACATATCCATTTTTATAGACGACTACTTCCGCATGGTTCTCCATCTGTTTTCGGAGAATCACTTCTATACCATCTTCCAATATCTTCTTCAAACCCGGCACTCGCTTAAATTCACTTGCAACAGGAACCATCTTCTTCAGTTCTTTCAAAGTAATAAAATTCATTTTAACCACCTTCCTGCCTTTCGGCAACAGGTGAGTCTTCTATGAAAGAACAGCAGAAATGACCTCAGACCCACCCGTTTTTTTTTTGAACGGGGAGCCTAAGCTCCATTCGATTAAAATTATGCCTATACCTATAGCATTCTAAATAAGGGTTTTGGCAACCACTTTTTTCAAAAAACTTTCAAATAAAAAAGCCGAAACAGGATGAACTACTTGCAGGCGCACTACTGCGCTGCATTCGCTCATTCTGTTCCGGCCTATATCACATATTGCTACGGTATCGCTCTAAACAAACAGATATTATATTGTAGACCCAAAAGAACGTCTGGTGGAGCTGGTCGGCTAACCAGGTGCCGCCTAAGATTCCACCTCTGCGCTTTCAGTGTCCGATGAAGCACTCTGCTTCAGGCTTCTTTCCGTTGGTTCTCTGCTGTAAAAAATTCGATACTCTTCACGGGAAGGCCGTGAATACATTCCACCAGAGATTCAGCAGAAATATAATCTTCACAGCCACCACGCTTGATCTGAAGCATATTCTTTCCATCAACGACACTGCGATTCCCGATCCGCAGCCCCTTTGGGGTGCGGATTTCATGTTCTCCGTTGCTCATCTTCTCACGGCCTCCTTTGTGTTGGTTTGAGTTTCTTTTTTCTATTCAATTTCACCTTTTGAACTTCCGCTCTTTTTTCACCTTTTTCAGCTTGCATATTCACATTTTTTACGGTATAATAATCCAAAAGATGATAGAATATAGCATATATTATAAGCAAGTCGTGTCGCCGTGTCAAGAGGAAAATGTGAAAATTTGTTGCATCTTCAAGGTTGAATATTTACAAATTCCATTGCACATTGTTACAACACGATAACTACTCCATAGAAAGGTTGCAAACATGAAATTTGGAGAGAAAGTTCGCGATCTACGAAAGAAACATTCTTTAACACAGGACGAATTGGCACAATGTCTGGGTATCAACAAACGAACGATCATCGGATGGGAGCGTGATGGCCGCTATCCTCGCAGCATTGAAATGCTTGAAAAGATGGCCGATATATTCCATGTACCTCTGACCTATTTACAGCCAGATCAGTCTTTATTTATTGAACGCGCCGCCGAAGCCTACGGAAAAAAGGGCAAAATAGAAGCCCAGCATCTCGCATTCGAGCTTACTGAGCTATTTGCCAGCGGAGATTTGACCCCGCAGGATATGGACGGCATCATGTATGAAATGCACAAAGCCTATTTTAAGTACCGAGAACAAAAACGAGAAAAGGAACGAATAATGAACCTGTGAACCACTGTTCTATTCACTATGCCATCCCCGGAAGGAGATCACATTATGGATTCTGCGTTTATTCACCAAGCTACCAACGAACTTGTCCAAACTGCCGGAACTCGCAACATCAAACAGATCGCGCGCAGTTGCAGTCTGGACATCAGTGAAACATCCCGCATTAAAGATATGTTGGGTTTGCTTTCACTCTATTTTGATAAGCCTTTGATCCTTATCAATCGCCAGCTGGACAAACAGACAAAGCAGATGGTGTGCGGCTATGCGCTAGGACATTATCTGGAGCATCAGCTGCTCATGGACTTGCATACCCTGAACAAGTTTCTGACCATTAAGGATAAGCACATCCTTCTTTACGAGCATAACGCTTTCACATCCCACCTGATGCTGGACAGTGATGAAGTCTATCAAATGACAAAGCGTGGGTTGGACGCTGCTCAGATTGCCGCTGCTAAGGGAATCCACCTCAATCTGGTGCTGGTGAAGCTGCTGGAACTGCATCATCTGGGGTACAATCTGCGTCACTACCACGCCCAACATCATGCGTTTATCAAACAGTTCCATCTTCCGGCACATTTTCAGTTTGATGTTGCCGCTGGATAAACTTATATTCTTATAACTCTAAAACCCGTAATGAACGGCGCGTTATGCCTGTCCATCACGGGTTTTTCGTGTTATTTCAGTTTTGCGAGGATTTCATCAGCACTCATGCCTTCGGCAAGCAGCTTTTTCAGAACGGATTCCGCTTCTGTCTTTTTTGCTTCTTCTGCAGCTTTGGCATCGGCAGCAGCTTTCTTAGCCTCCAACTTTGCTAACTCTTTCTGGGCAGACTTAAGAGCAGTTTTCTTATCTTTCAGATCAGCTTTCAGAGTGTCGATGTTGGCGACGGTGGAATCGATTTCTGAAGTGAGGGAAGCAATAGATTCCTGCTTTTCTGCAATCTGGGATGTAAAATCAGTAGTGAGTTTGGGACGATTTTTGCTGCCTTTCGTTCTAGACATGGTGAGCGACCTCATTTCTGTAGTAAATTTGATTTAAGTATAGCACTGTGAGATGATAAGAGCAATATCAGCTCAGGCGAACTCCTCCATTATTCTCTAAAAATGTATATACTACATCCGTTTTATTCTTTAACGGAATATAAATGCTGATGGACTTAAAGTAATTTCTAATAGCCAGTTCTCTTCTATCCTTGCTATGCGACATAAGTAGTGTGTAGTTTTCTGTTTCTAGCCCACGGTCATTTACTTTAATATTGTTATTATCACTTTCGCTCATCTTTTTTTGTTTAAGCAATTTTTGCCATCTTCGAAGTATCTCGTTGTCTACCCCAATTTTATCGGCGGCCAGTTTGTCATAATAAGTAATAATCCTGATTAAAATATCATAGAAGCCCACTACTCCACGCAATTTGAGTTTGAATGGTTCATCCTTAACAGTAACAATCATCTGCGGTACTTCTTTTAGTC is a window encoding:
- a CDS encoding replication initiator protein A — encoded protein: MEYPYFKGLEADRYSFYRVPKALVKADLFQKMSGDAKLLYAVLLDRMSLSIKNGWQDKHGNAYIICTIEEVMDSIHCARQKAVKLLDELEQEFQLIERRRQGLGKPNLLYVKDLYAGLSQSNYWKYENHTSDGLKTELPGVPKSNGSNTEKINKTDNSETDLIYPAELQEEEQYRRYFKNVLELEILEQGYPADKAVLYEILELLVETVTSRKKFLRICGEEKPKEVVKSRLMKLDSSHIQYILECLKENSTQIRNIKQYLLATLYNAPVTVDSYYSAQVRHEFGWGGRVDKN
- a CDS encoding helix-turn-helix transcriptional regulator, encoding MKFGEKVRDLRKKHSLTQDELAQCLGINKRTIIGWERDGRYPRSIEMLEKMADIFHVPLTYLQPDQSLFIERAAEAYGKKGKIEAQHLAFELTELFASGDLTPQDMDGIMYEMHKAYFKYREQKREKERIMNL
- a CDS encoding sigma-70 family RNA polymerase sigma factor; protein product: MNFITLKELKKMVPVASEFKRVPGLKKILEDGIEVILRKQMENHAEVVVYKNGYVSYHAHERYTVFALHNCTHYYYESQGNEHQTIPHNHFEDMEWHIRLVLEGEDRLVRNLEARESETFSYAADVNPEYNNEMEDPRINVMDFVLNKEFLRKASELLKKHQWEMICRHYIEGMTHREIAAEMGVSHQYVTKGIKKGLHRIRCTYT